A single genomic interval of Agarivorans aestuarii harbors:
- the rpmC gene encoding 50S ribosomal protein L29 → MLANELKDKSVEELKAELLNLLREQFNLRMQASTGQLAQTHLLKNVRRDIARVKTILNQKAGA, encoded by the coding sequence ATGTTAGCTAACGAACTTAAAGATAAAAGTGTTGAAGAGCTTAAAGCTGAGCTACTAAACCTGCTTCGTGAGCAATTCAACTTGCGTATGCAAGCAAGTACTGGCCAATTGGCTCAAACTCACTTGCTTAAAAACGTACGTCGCGATATAGCGCGTGTGAAAACAATTCTGAATCAGAAGGCAGGTGCGTAA
- the rplP gene encoding 50S ribosomal protein L16, translated as MLQPKRTKFRKQHTGRNRGLGKGQNVSFGDFGLKATGRGRLTARQIEAARRAMTRHIKRQGKIWIRVFPDKPITQKPLEVRMGKGKGNVEYWVAQIQPGKVLYEMDGVSEELAREAFELAARKLPLSTTFVTRTVM; from the coding sequence ATGTTACAACCAAAACGTACTAAATTCCGTAAGCAACACACTGGTCGTAACCGTGGTTTAGGCAAAGGACAAAACGTGTCTTTTGGCGACTTCGGTCTTAAAGCGACTGGTCGTGGCCGTCTTACTGCTCGTCAGATCGAAGCAGCACGTCGTGCGATGACTCGTCACATTAAACGTCAAGGTAAAATCTGGATCCGTGTATTCCCAGACAAGCCGATTACTCAAAAGCCTCTTGAGGTTCGTATGGGTAAAGGTAAAGGTAACGTGGAATACTGGGTAGCCCAAATTCAGCCAGGCAAAGTCCTGTATGAAATGGACGGTGTATCAGAAGAACTTGCACGCGAAGCTTTCGAGCTTGCAGCGCGTAAGCTACCTTTAAGCACTACTTTTGTAACGCGGACGGTGATGTAA